Proteins encoded within one genomic window of Manis pentadactyla isolate mManPen7 chromosome 4, mManPen7.hap1, whole genome shotgun sequence:
- the MMP23B gene encoding matrix metalloproteinase-23 isoform X2, protein MGRGACVSSAASGARAQAGRLGAVLVALCLLPALVLLARPGAPAARPAAGAAQGDIAVPHPAGVLPTLGPSLMPPSAPRRRRYTLTPARLRWDHFNLTYRILSFPRNLLSPSETRRGLAAAFRMWSEVSPFSFREVAPEQPSDLRIGFYPVNHTDCLVSALHHCFDGPTGELAHAFFPPHGGIHFDDSEFWVLGPTRYSWKKGVWLTDLVHVAAHEIGHALGLMHTQHGQALMHLNATLRGWKALSQDELWGLHRLYGCLDRLFVCASWARRGFCDTRRRLMKRLCPSSCDFCYAGTRTRSPWSSPTLATWRWVRRT, encoded by the exons ATGGGCCGCGGGGCCTGCGTGTCCTCGGCGGCGTCGGGGGCCCGCGCCCAGGCCGGCCGGCTGGGCGCCGTGCTGGTTGCGCTGTGCCTCCTGCCCGCGCTCGTGCTGCTAGCCCGGCCGGGGGCCCCGGCAGCCCGGCCCGCCGCGGGCGCAGCGCAG GGAGACATTGCTGTGCCCCACCCCGCGGGTGTCCTCCCCACCCTGGGCCCCAGCCTGATGCCCCCCAGTGCGCCCCGCAGACGCCGCTACACGCTGACTCCAGCCAGGCTGCGCTGGGACCACTTCAACCTCACTTACAG GATCCTCTCCTTCCCTCGGAACCTGCTGAGCCCTAGTGAGACCCGGAGGGGCCTGGCTGCCGCCTTCCGCATGTGGAGTGAGGTGTCCCCCTTCAGCTTCCGCGAGGTGGCCCCAGAGCAGCCCAGCGACCTCCGCATAG GCTTCTACCCAGTCAACCACACCGACTGCCTGGTCTCTGCACTTCACCACTGCTTCGATGGCCCCACGGGCGAGCTGGCCCATGCCTTCTTCCCCCCGCATGGCGGCATCCACTTCGACGACAGCGAGTTCTGGGTCCTGGGCCCCACACGCTACAGCTGGAAGAAAG GCGTGTGGCTCACTGACCTGGTGCACGTGGCGGCCCATGAGATTGGCCACGCACTGGGCCTGATGCACACACAGCACGGGCAGgcgctcatgcacctcaacgCCACGCTGCGTGGCTGGAAGGCACTGTCGCAGGATGAGCTGTGGGGGCTGCACCGGCTGTACG GTTGCCTGGACCGGCTGTTTGTGTGCGCGTCCTGGGCCCGCAGGGGCTTTTGCGACACCCGGCGGAGGCTCATGAAGAGGCTCTGTCCCAGCAGCTGTGACTTCTGCTACG CTGGTACAAGGACCAGGAGCCCCTGGAGTTCTCCTACCCTGGCTACCTGGCGCTGGGTGAGGCGCACCTGA
- the MMP23B gene encoding matrix metalloproteinase-23 isoform X1 produces MGRGACVSSAASGARAQAGRLGAVLVALCLLPALVLLARPGAPAARPAAGAAQGDIAVPHPAGVLPTLGPSLMPPSAPRRRRYTLTPARLRWDHFNLTYRILSFPRNLLSPSETRRGLAAAFRMWSEVSPFSFREVAPEQPSDLRIGFYPVNHTDCLVSALHHCFDGPTGELAHAFFPPHGGIHFDDSEFWVLGPTRYSWKKGVWLTDLVHVAAHEIGHALGLMHTQHGQALMHLNATLRGWKALSQDELWGLHRLYGCLDRLFVCASWARRGFCDTRRRLMKRLCPSSCDFCYEFPFPTVAATAPPPRTKTRLVPEGRNVTFRCGQKILHKKGKVYWYKDQEPLEFSYPGYLALGEAHLSIIANAINEGTYTCVVRRRQHVLSTYSWRVRLRS; encoded by the exons ATGGGCCGCGGGGCCTGCGTGTCCTCGGCGGCGTCGGGGGCCCGCGCCCAGGCCGGCCGGCTGGGCGCCGTGCTGGTTGCGCTGTGCCTCCTGCCCGCGCTCGTGCTGCTAGCCCGGCCGGGGGCCCCGGCAGCCCGGCCCGCCGCGGGCGCAGCGCAG GGAGACATTGCTGTGCCCCACCCCGCGGGTGTCCTCCCCACCCTGGGCCCCAGCCTGATGCCCCCCAGTGCGCCCCGCAGACGCCGCTACACGCTGACTCCAGCCAGGCTGCGCTGGGACCACTTCAACCTCACTTACAG GATCCTCTCCTTCCCTCGGAACCTGCTGAGCCCTAGTGAGACCCGGAGGGGCCTGGCTGCCGCCTTCCGCATGTGGAGTGAGGTGTCCCCCTTCAGCTTCCGCGAGGTGGCCCCAGAGCAGCCCAGCGACCTCCGCATAG GCTTCTACCCAGTCAACCACACCGACTGCCTGGTCTCTGCACTTCACCACTGCTTCGATGGCCCCACGGGCGAGCTGGCCCATGCCTTCTTCCCCCCGCATGGCGGCATCCACTTCGACGACAGCGAGTTCTGGGTCCTGGGCCCCACACGCTACAGCTGGAAGAAAG GCGTGTGGCTCACTGACCTGGTGCACGTGGCGGCCCATGAGATTGGCCACGCACTGGGCCTGATGCACACACAGCACGGGCAGgcgctcatgcacctcaacgCCACGCTGCGTGGCTGGAAGGCACTGTCGCAGGATGAGCTGTGGGGGCTGCACCGGCTGTACG GTTGCCTGGACCGGCTGTTTGTGTGCGCGTCCTGGGCCCGCAGGGGCTTTTGCGACACCCGGCGGAGGCTCATGAAGAGGCTCTGTCCCAGCAGCTGTGACTTCTGCTACG AATTCCCCTTCCCCACGGTGGCTGCCACAGCACCGCCCCCCAGGACCAAAACCAGGCTGGTGCCCGAGGGCAGAAATGTGACCTTCCGCTGTGGCCAGAAGATCCTGCACAAGAAAGGCAAAGTGTA CTGGTACAAGGACCAGGAGCCCCTGGAGTTCTCCTACCCTGGCTACCTGGCGCTGGGTGAGGCGCACCTGAGCATCATCGCCAACGCCATCAACGAGGGCACGTACACATGCGTGGTGCGCCGGCGGCAGCATGTGCTCAGTACCTACTCCTGGCGGGTCCGCCTGCGGAGCTAA